The genomic window TAAGCTCCAACATTGAAAAAAGTTGTGGAGAATGgcatcaaaagaaaaacacagcatgTGATTtccctgttttttaaaaaaaatataagagataaacagaatgaaactgaaaaaaataaatattgacaaTCCAATCAGCCATCTAAAATCTGGTTCTCTGAGATGGTCAGTTGGGGGAAAAGACACAGGTTGTAATCACAAGAGCAAAGGACAGAGGGGATCACAGCAGACAAAGGCCACGTTAAAGGGGAAGGGGAGCTATGAGCAACTTGGTGGCGCTCAGCTTCACTACTCACAGTAGGAGGATAAAGGACGAACATTATGCTCTAGAAAATAACAAGCTGAATTGTCCCATGTCTATTTAAGAAATTGCTGAGATTAAATCTTCCTTCATAGAAAATTATATCCCAAATGATTTTGTTGGTAAATGTTACCAAACATATAATGACAAAAGAACAAACTTACACAAAACCTTTCAGaatagcaacacacacacacacacacacacacacacacacacacacacacacacgtgatatACGATTAGTATGCAtactttcttattttgagactTATGACACCATACAACAGTGAAAATaagatattggcataaaaacaatgGAAGTAGATAGAACCCACAAGTAAATAAGTCTAAATATCTCTTCAGTAAGTTTACTGGCTAAGTTGTAAGACATGtgcaaaatatttttgatatatgTAAAATACTAGCTTTGAACTTTACCTCACACCTTAAATAGACACAAAATCTTACCTCAAAGTGACTCACACTTTGGAAGGACTAAGCTATAaatcctccaaacaaaaacacagaacacCTTGGATTTGGCAAAGggtttgtaatttcttttttttctttcttttttttttttggtttttcgagacagggtttctctgtagctttggtgcctgtcccggaactagctcttgtagaccaggctggcctcgaactccgagagatccacctgcctctgcctcccgagtgctgggattaaaggcgtgtgctaccacctcccAGCAGGGTTTGtaatttcaaacaaaaattatggAAACTCAACAAATTAGAATTAAGTAAGTTTTAAGACTTTCATCAGTCAACTAGTTGTTAAAGATGCTAGTCACACACTGACCTTGTGACCCAGCCATTACCATCCTAGATTTCACCCCACAGAAATAACGCACAGCGAGAGAGGCTTGCACACGACTGTTGGTGATAACTTTATTAGGAGCATCCGCAACCACTAGACAACAAGATTGTATATAAACAGGTAGGCGTACAAACAGACTGTGGTACAGTTCCACAAGACTTTACCCGGAAATTAAAGAAGTCAACTACTGATACACAAACCAAAACCAGTCTTCATGGCATCATTTTGAGAAAAAGCAAGACAGCACATGAGTGTATGTAGCATGATTTCTTTTGtacaaaattctaaaaaaatgTAAACCATCTATATTGTAAAAAAATGTAAGCTAGTCTATAGAAAAACAGATTCAGAGTTCTTAGGAAGTAGGCTAGAAACATCAACAGTAAGAAGAACTGATTACAAATTAGCACAAGGAAACGTTTGGGGGCAAACGGATGTGCATATTGATAGTGGAGATGGTGTCATGAGTATGCGCAGGTTGTACACTTTCAATATGCTCGATCAGTTATATGTCAGTTGTAGCTATGGCCTtggcttttcctttccctctgtaCTTGCATACTGGGTGGAGGAAATGGCTTTATAATCACACATGAGAGTTTGATGCTACCTTTGCTCCTATAATGCAACCTTAATGTAAATTACTTACAGTTTTGTGTCTCAGATTCTATTTTAATGTTAGTAAAATACTTAATGTGAGAATAAGAATCTATGTGTCATGACAAGATTTATCCATAAGCCCATTCCCATTACTCTCTCCTAAGTGGACACGCTTCTTGTATTTGACATATGACCTTGAGATATATGCATTAAAGTATATACTTAAAGCAATAGAATGCCATTGACATAGATCATTTCTCCTTATGATAAAATCTTAAGACCTATCCTTAttattctctccatctctctataGCCAGTTGTTTCtaaaaactattattttccaCATACTGTACCCACAAAACTTAACTCATTAGTTTCCCAACATGGAAAGTTCTTTTGTCTAATTATCtgtcttagtattttttttcctagaagtTCTCTGGCACATAAATCCTCAAGTGAGATGGCTGGGTCATAGCACAGCTGTGGGATGAATTTTACTTAGCACCTCCAACTGCTTTCCAAAATGTTGAATTAATTTATGCATCTACCAAAACTAGGAATTAATGACGTCACTAACTTTGGCCAATACAATGGATGTAATATTCATTCCAATTTTCACTTCTCAGCTTCCTagtcagtttgattatttcttgttctTATTAGCTACACAGGTTTTCCTTTGCAAACCACATCCACATTAGTatttgctcattttaaaattttacttggGATGGCATTCCCCTGAAATGTCTGTCATGAGGCTATGAGTGTTGTGATGTAATTTAGTGAgtagaaatatttcattttaatatagtCACATCTGTCATTTGTTAGCTTAGTTACTTAAAATATTCCTTTCATTATGTGCAGAAGTGCAGTCTTTAACTACCtatattttttttagctttatgCTGTTTCCTTGCTATACTCTAATCTATCTGGAGCTTGACTTCTCATCTCCCATGGTGCTGTGTAGGTATACATTTCTTCCCATGTAATGATTTGTATTCAAAAACCCTCTTTTAAAGAGTTTGACTGTCTGtcgtgactggagagatggttcagcagttaagagcattgactgctcttcctgtGAACCctggcttgattcccagcacccacacgacagcCCACAGTtgtcagtttcaggggatccgacACAGGGgattcacacagacatatatgcaggcaaaacaccgatgcaaataaaataaattattttaaaaaagagtttgtcCCCATTATATAAGCAGTGTGTCTTTGTCATTTaccatttgaatatttttataaaaagaagaatgATCCTtgaagagaaatgactcagagtaATAAAAGTCAAGAGGTGTTTTTATCCAGCCTTCAGAACAACACATAAATAGGAAATGTTATTAATCTGGATTTTTGGGTTACAAATAGGGAAGTAATCTTTATATGTCTCTCAGATATAACAGATTCTTAAATGTCTTTAATGTTCaatagtaaaataatattttatataatattatgtaaataatatatatgttacATAAAACTATACCTCTATAATAGCTTTAAGATCATAGTATACCTGTTAcacactattttttaaattttcccaaAGTCTCCTGAATTTCCTGGAATGATTCAAAATACTTGACAAGATGCAGCATTTAACTAGCAAGATTTTTAGTAAGCAAGAAAAAAGATCTAAGTAAAAGTGGGTCTGATTTATGGCCCAGTTCAGTACTCTATGCAAAGAAAGTTCTCAGGGTCAAAATGCCCTTGATTATCTGTTCAAAGTCCATACATTTGCTAGGTTTAAATTCACATATAGCATGAAATCTTCTTTCATGGAACTCGtgctctgtcttttcctttctttgaaagttaaaaaaaaccaaaccaacaaccaaCCATACCCTTGTCCACAGTCTCGTTCTCACATGCAGCACTGCCAACCATACACTGGAATGTGTATTCTTTTCTCCCTTTGGATTTGGTAAGaaattgttttgaattttattgtTCTGTAACATTATCCAATGATGACAAACAACAAAGAGAATATAAAATCAAGGAAGCTAGTATGTCTCTTAGAACCTCGAAGCATGAAGTATCCTAAAAATCTTAACTGAAAGTCAGTCATTACCTAGCTCTAGTATTCAGACTATCTGTCTTTAATGCCTATAGATGGACTGGAATTTAGTAGCAGAATATCAAATTCAATCCACCTACCGGCAGTTGAGCAATGCTCACCACACAGTGCTGTCAGACTTGATATGGTTAATCTATAAGTCTACAGGAGTTTTTGTGTATGTTGATCTTGGTGGAAGCTTGAGACAGTATTAACCACCAttaagtaacaaaaaaaaaaaaccctaagtttTGTTTTTACCAATTACATACTTGATATTCCTGTATTACCACAATTCATATACTAGcatattttagaatgtttttaGTCATGTTGGCTTTGGGAATGGAAGCACATTATTGGCAAATCACAAGGGAACAAAGGGAAAGTCATGCTCACCCAGGTAGGAAATATCCAGATGTAAATGAGCCACCCACTCTTGTTAGATGTGGACGCTTCTAAAAAGAGTTTGAGTAACAGCCAAAAGCCTCAAACCATGGCAAAATCACAACTACAGACTGATGCGGGAGGTAGATTTAAGGCAGAATGTGTTGGAGACATGCATGTAGCCTACAATGCATCGGGTGCACAACACAATGCGGGAGTTTCTGCGAACGGCACATCAGCTTTGGGAACGGCAATCGTTTAATCACAGTTCTTCTTGTCCCATGGCAGTGAATTGCTGCAAGTTCCATACTTTGAGCAAAGCACCAAAGACAGCCCCGAACCCCATCCTGTAGCTCTGTGGACTAGGCGGCATGAGATCTGTCGACAGCACTCAGGCAATCTCGACTATGCAGGAAATCTCCAAACACAATCAGGTTTGGCAACACAAGCGCGAAGCAAGAAACAAATCAACGATTTCCATGTGGACAATTCTGTGCTTTTCTATACAGACGTTTCAAGGATTTTTTTCTACTGAATTGATGATCATTAGCCTCAGGCTATCTTGAGACTTTCTGAAATCCATGTATGTGAcactaaaaggtttttttttatgtttaaaatctccTGAGTTAAAATAGCATCTTATATGGGAAAACACTAAGTAAGTTCAAAACTTCCTAACCAGACATAATTTTTTTGCTAGAACATTTTGCAAATCTCCACACTGTCTATTTACTAACTTAATTCAATACAGCCTACTTTTGTTCATCAATCATGTATTCCCAATATTATCAGAAAGACTTTGTTTCTACCAGAcacaaaatattttgagaaatatttttattaattataaaaatggtAGTTTTCTGatccactttaaaaaatatttatttgctaatAGCATGATTGAAACATGAGCAATGTTTCTAGGAGACACTTAAAGCTAATTAAATCCATTAGCAGCAGCATAAAAGAGTCTCTATTCACCCGAAGAAGAACGATGACAAATAAGTTTGATTTTGTGTAACTTAAAAGCCTTtgatcttttgaaaatatttatatatgaactTTCCATAAATTTAAAAGCTAATAAGTTTAATTTGctataaaagaacaaaagaaataacaTCACAAATGTCAAATATAAGGTTATATCAGAATGAAGAGTTCACAGCACAGTATTCTCCCAAAAAACCCATTTGATATGCAATAAGATGGCTCAggtaagaattaaaaataaaatttatggttATCTTGGAATGTGGACCTCATCTTTTATACTTCTGTCTTAGATTTCTTGGGAATATCCATGGATAAGCAGGAATGCGTGCACATGAATAGTTATCGTCAAATAACTTAATAAATGTGTTATGATTTACAGTAAGGGCATCACTGGGACATCACTGGGTGAATGTGAAGTGCTCATATTTAATGTTTACTCAAATTTTACTAAGGATTGACGCTTCCGAGTATAATTTCTCATGAAAACCTTCATCTCTCCCTGGAGAAATACGTGAGGGGTTTCCATGCTAAGTCTTCTTCCTGAAGTGCCTGGATCCGAATTACTCCCTCTTCACCAGTGTGTGCAAAAGTCACCACCTCCACACCCTGTCCTCTCCCCCAACATAAAGCTTTAGGGCAGCTTCCCGTTCTACCTTCTAGCACCCCTGTTTTGATGATCAGAATCAAGGGActggctttctcttcctgttaCCTTCCTTCTACCTAAAATCCTCTGAATTCGCCAAGAATCGACTGCTTTCTAGTTCTAATTAGGGAACCACCTCTTCGCTAAACTAGTTTCAATGAAGTTCATTCTACTAGAAGAGATCTAACTGTTCCTGTCTACGATTCTTCCAGCACCCTGTTTGTAACTGTCCTGATGAGGATTATGATGTCTTACAATCAATGGTGTGCACTTGTTTTTCTGCCAATGGCAATGTCTTCATACCCTCCTACAGAGCCTGGTCCCAGGGCCTGACATCAAATAGatgttcaatatttttaaaaattggatgaGTTAACTCCACAGACAAGATAAAAGGTGAGAAGCGATGAGTATTTAACTACCTATGTCATTGAGTGGATTTTTTCagttggggaggggaggagaaaagcagAACCTTGAAGAAGTAATTTAGTATAAAATGATATAGGTAAAGaaaatttagacaaaagaggCAAGGAAAGGCCCCAAAATCCAACCATCAGCTCAATGCGGCTAATGTCATAAGTGAACTGAGTCAAAAGCAGGAACAGGGCCAagtaaaaaagaattttcttcccGAATAATCAACACTTTCTTATTTAATGATCTATTTTTGTAAGTAATCTTTAGGAAAGAGAAGATAATGGGAAGATAGTATTAATAAAGGAAGGGCTGTGAGTAAGAAATTGATGAATCCTTGTGATTCTGCCATTCTCTTCAAAAGGGATCTTTGGCTCAGTTTCATTACCACTCCAATAGAACTGGAAATGACTATTACAAATAGGAACTAGGAAACATTCagtgaggccctgcctcaaatCAAATCCTATGCCAAGAGGCTTTAAAACATTCTTCCAAGAATTTTCTTGTCTGAGTCTGATATCATGAGCTCGATTTCAGAGAAATTTGGAGGTTGGACTGAGTGGCTGGTGGAGGCTGCGAAGTTAGTGGGGAGTTTTGGTCTAGCCATCTTGGGGAACTCTTTCGCAATGCTCCACTCGCTGTGCCTCCTTCCTTTAGTGTTTTCCGACATCATGACTCACCTATCACATCTTCTTGAAATTATTCTCATATTAAGAAACTTTAAGCCACGTCACATTTGCCTAACTGTAGTTTGAGGATCCCTCTCATATGGAGCTGGAGCATCTGATTAAATTCTTTGGGCATTTGGTGGAAACCACGCTTAGGTAACTTGTTGTCATAGTAGTGGTGACTGATAGGTaccttttctatattttttgagaaaggccAGAATCCGTAGAGCGTCACATTTTTACACAGTTCCACGGCGACACTTGCGATCATCAAGCCCGTGGACAAGCGGTAGGCTGTCACCCCTCTAGTTCTCCAGAAAAGAGCAAGACGCCTCAGGTAAGtgggatggaagaagagaactttTTGCTTAACTTTGGAATCGTGGAGGGTTTGGTAGACTTTAAAGGAGATGCCTGTGTTGAACCTGTAGGAAAAGGCAGGCAGGAGAAGGAATGTTTCCCCATAGTTGGAAATGTCTTCCAGAAACTTTGTGTTCTTCCCCTTCAAGCTCTTGTATctgtcaaattaaaaaaaaacaaacaacaatcatcaccatcatcaacagcaacaataataatcaaagtaaTAATTTTAGTTATATGATGTCAAATACATATCTGATCAAAAATGCAACTAGTTATATCCATTATATTAAAAAGTCAAACCACTGACTTAGAAACATCGATCAAGTAATATGTCAATATCAATACCTGGTTTTCATTCCTCTTTCTTGATCTACAGAGACTTATTAGCAGAAAGacatttcttctattattttgtattacaATCCATTATCTACTGTTGCATTTGCTTTTCAATACCTTTAAACTTACTTCTAACCAAACATTATAGCCTATATATATTTGAAAGTCAATTTTTTCACCTATTTTACACATTTAATCACCAAATAGTTTTGTTCAGAGAGCCTATGCTCTTTAGATGTTGTTACAATTTCCTTGCTGATTTAGgctgtcaccctcttctgtgtCACCTGATACCCGAGAAAGAACTCTTTCAAGTAAAATGTTTCCATGATTAGTTTTTGGAAGGCAGATACAGTGTTTTCTTCTCATTCTGAGACTTTAGAACAATTTGAGGGATCTCATCTATAACTAATGATTAGCAGTCTATCTCTTtgcttctgtgtttgttttttccacagggtttctctctgtagccctggctgtcctggaactcacagagatccgcctgcttctgcagtgcaggcattaaaggtgtgtggtaaGAGTCTCTttctgacaggaaaaaaaatgcaataaagtATATGTGGAATTTTTATGAAGGAATCAACATTTCTGTAACAGGTACATTACAGAAGCCATGGAAAGTATTCTGTATAACAAACTACTGAAAGGGAAAGCCAATGGGGCTTGTCAGGCTGTGCTAGAACTTCCTCTCAAACTCATAAACAGTTTtgtaaaaaaacccacaaatacacacatacacatacacacacaatcaaggAGAAACTGTACATAGCATGAAGACTCTGAAAAAACGGAAGAAACCGCACTCCCTATTTTTTAAGTTGAAGAGATAAATTCTCCTTTGATTAGAAACATGTAGCTCACAACACTAGAATTACAACTGAGTCATTCTTCTGACAAAGCCCAGCCTGGATGAGAGTTCAGCTTTGCAGATGGCTTCTTTTGTGTTTTCCCAAGAAGCTGGCTCAGCTGTGGGGCATGtcagcctcagcagcagcaggagaaatGTGTGACGTGATCAGACCGTGTTCTGAGGAGCTACGAGCAGCTTGCAGGCACTCACCTCAACGTTATGATGCTGGGGTTGACAGTCACAAGATTCGTCTTGTTTCCAACATCTTTACTAGCATTCCCTGTGACTGGGGGGAGGTTGCACCtggaataaaaaaggaaaaaaaaatctcaaaatacaaTCTATAAAAgcagatgtgtacacacacacacacaccatacacacgcacacacatacaccatacacacacaccatacacacacacacacacacacatacacacacacacatctgacaGCTGTTGCAATTGCCTGGGAAACCAGTGAGAATTTCATATCTACCTGAATGCCGCTTGAAAATAACAAGAAGTACTGGACTCTCAGATGATGTTCCAACACTGTACAAAATGGCATgtgattttaacattttcattgacATTTGTAAGTAGCAAAGCCAGAAGTGACAACTCATTCCTTGCCATGCTTCTGAAGAATTTTCAAGGCTTTTTACTGATGTTGTGACTTAGATTAACTATATTGATTGAGGTTGATTATATTCTCACAATGGGATAGTCACTACAGACTTAAAGAGCCCAAGGCACTGAAAATACAATGATAGAGTCTCCCAGAAGCAAAACCTACATAGGAGCACTAGTATCTTCTGATATCTATATGGATAACTTCGTCACCAAGTTAGGTTATTAATAAAGGAAATTTGCAGCAATTTTCATCCAGCTGTCTTAAACCGAGTACTAATTATTTTATTGGAAAACCATGAAGGATACTGATTTTGATATATTCCAATGACAGgaaaaagggattttttttaaaaaaaatttatttatttatttattatgtatacaatattctgtctgtgtgtatgcttaaaggccagaagggggcaccagacctcattacagatggttgtgagccaccatgtggttgctggggattgaactcaggacctttggaagagcaggcaatgctcttaaccactgagccatctctccagccccaagggaatatattttaaatttcacttaGAACATCTGTTCAAAGGGGAGCATGGGAAGGAAGTACTGAGTGCCCACAGAAGCACTGTATACAGCAGGCACCATCTGTAATATGGATGAGGCTGCaggactctgctccatgccctgCAAAACACAGTAATAAATGAAATATGTACTTCTCACTTTGCTATAAAATATACATCAAAAATATGTATTCATTATAGATAGGAGGCCACAGAAGGACTTTAACAGTAGCCTCCTGCAACAAgtcacagatagacagacattgTTTTGAAGAATCCAGagtggttttgctgttgtttgagacagggttttactttgtagcccaAGTTGACTGGAGtacactctgcagcccagggtggccttaagtTCTCAAGacacttctgcctcagcctcccaacgGTTGAGATTAcatgcatgagccaccatgccaggcttaaAAGTGCTTTCTAATGTAACAAGAGACTTTATGGAAAATATcaggatgcacacacatgtgtatatgtgtattatatgtgtgtaatatttatataaaatgcataCACAGATGTAACAGTATAGTTATAGCCTACTATATAATGTAGTTATGGCCATGCTTGTTCCTTATACACTAAATTTGTATCCCAGtgtttcaaatgaaaacaaatgggcAACTTCCATCTGTAACCAACAAGCATAGGCAAAGTAAGTACAGGCTTAAgaactaaatacattttaatgacaCCAGCCATATGTAGCCCtaggttttatttcagtttgaatGGCCAACTTCAGAAGAAAGAGTGTGTTCAGAAAAGTCCTAGCATCAGCTAAAGTAGAACCTGGAAATCTGTGCCTTGTCCTAAAGTTATCAATCAAATAACTGCCAAGAGGTTTTTCCTGGACTTTAAGGCTAAGCTGTTCTTTCTATGGCTgctataaaatcaaattaatgtCTTTGCATAATACCCACCACAGATGTTTGGGGAATTTTAAGTCTATAAAAAGCCTAGTACATGAACCATTATTTATCTTCGTTGTGATTCCCCCACCACACACGAACACTGAGAATGTGAACAATGGCTGACCCATTCCAGTATGGGCCATGTCAAAGTAAAACAGGAAAGCGTGAAAACTGTTCCATCATGAATTCAATGTGTGTTCAGTAATTTCTGGACCATCAGATCAGCTGCTGTGTAATTACCACTAATATAAATCACCAACACGAGCTGAGCGTGAGGGAGGATCTATTTGGGAACTTCCTTTGTGGTTGTTGTTAATATGTAGAGCAGGTATCATCAATCCGTGGGGACCAAAGGGCCCTGATGTACAAAATCGATGCTCCCTGAACGTAAAGAAGCAGACACCTGCTGCTCCCTCTTTTAAGTCACATTAGAGCTAGATGAGTCAGTGATCACTAACATGaagcacacacagaaatcaaCTTTGTGTCTGTTATAGACTACCTTGTATCCAGACAAAACTGCGTTACCAGACCAGCGTGGAGCAGATGCGCAGTGTGAGCTAACTCTCAAGCTGGAAAGTGGCACTGTGTGTGACTATACAAAGTCTAGGTCAGCATCTTTCCTAGTGCGACTGAAGAACAAATGCCCCTGCGCTGGTTTGTCAGGACAGAAATGCCCCTCCTGGGAGGCTTTCCAAGGGAACCATAGTACCCGCCCGCAAGCTGAAGCCTCTAATCAGCCCTGCAGTCCCAAACCTTTCACTGTGATTCCATTCAGTTTCTTCTTGCATATCCTTGTGCTGCTGACGTGGACAAACTGAGGAACTCGTGAGTCCTGTGACCTCCAGTAAAGCCTACCTGGGTAACTTGTAGATGCTAGCAATACAAtcacaaagacaaaagcaaaactcgACACATAGGTTGTTTCTATTACCCTTGGACTCTTGGCGTCCAAGAAACCATCTTGATAAGACTCACCTAAAAACAAAGTCAGCTTTATCAATTTCCGCTCCACAGAGAGACTTGTTCAGAATTCCCCCATTGCCAACCACGGCACACTGGTTATAAGGGTAGTTCACAAAAGGCTGGGACTAGCAGGAGAGAGCAGAAACCAATCATGACACAATTGcttgaaaattaaaaccaaggCTACAATGTGGCTAAGTTGACACCATCTAATTCTCAGCACccccaagaaaaaagaaagcatgttatCATCAGCTGGACTCCCGAAATTTAACTTTTCATGTGTGCTTAGAAGTCCATAGCTCCCTCGTCAAATCCAGAGACATATCTATAGTAGAACCTGGGTAGGAGGAGGCAGGTGCATCCTGGGAGCTCCAGTTTGtgggccagccagtctaactgaAACTGTGGGCTCTGGGTTCCacaaaagcctgtctcaaaacagcaggTGCACAGGGATCGGGGGAGGCACCCAACATTTGGTGCTGGTTTCTTTGTATATGAGTTGCccttgcatatgtgtgcacatatgccatacattacacacatgcactgtctaattaattaaataaataaatgcatagcaTATGATCAACTTattgtaattaaaaaaacatcatgtaaGTTTGTATCATTTCTCTTGGGAGGGATAAACActacataaaatacaataaaatataagacaaaaacaaTATTCTTATAATATAAACTACAATATAAATTTTTAGTTAATACAGAGTTTCTCCATataacagccctggatgtcctg from Microtus pennsylvanicus isolate mMicPen1 chromosome 4, mMicPen1.hap1, whole genome shotgun sequence includes these protein-coding regions:
- the St8sia6 gene encoding alpha-2,8-sialyltransferase 8F, giving the protein MRPGCTLLALVASLMLLLLLRPLWRPPDTPARSRLLVEKSREITPGTSVTLRTLRSPVTSVPHTRNSTYLQHETTPQVTEKCKTLQHDLKSLSNKTKRYSEDDYIQIITNIKNCPWRRHAEEYENFRAKLASCCDAVQTFVVSQNNTPMGTNMSYEVESKRQIPIRENIFQMFPVSQPFVNYPYNQCAVVGNGGILNKSLCGAEIDKADFVFRCNLPPVTGNASKDVGNKTNLVTVNPSIITLRYKSLKGKNTKFLEDISNYGETFLLLPAFSYRFNTGISFKVYQTLHDSKVKQKVLFFHPTYLRRLALFWRTRGVTAYRLSTGLMIASVAVELCKNVTLYGFWPFSKNIEKVPISHHYYDNKLPKRGFHQMPKEFNQMLQLHMRGILKLQLGKCDVA